The following proteins come from a genomic window of Montipora capricornis isolate CH-2021 chromosome 9, ASM3666992v2, whole genome shotgun sequence:
- the LOC138017201 gene encoding uncharacterized protein, which translates to MLLTQTSQTEYEELCKLDVLGLHDPRDQSQEVVFEEFKERLTRSPEGWYETTLPWKANHPPLPSNKDGSLKRLHSLNRKLQREGLTEEYGTIIKEQLAEGVIEKAPPVLQSKEFYIPHKSVVRNTAETTKMRIVYDASARATPDSPSLNDCLHPGPALQNRLWDILVQQRGYPVILVGDIKKAFLQIRIHESERDTLRFHWRPSPLSEIETYRFTRVLFGLSRSPFLLGGVLECHLDAWAKKYPQETDRLRRSFYIDDLLSGGQDVQQARTRKEIAAEIMSDASFELHKWHSNEPQLEDRPPSTPYEEQSYAKQQLQAQSSGLKLLGVKWNKEDDTIAKQFPEVVSKPTKREVLAKLAKIFRKICDSKASWDSPIPEDISMQFQSWEETLPAEVTTSMPIAPYREAVCSLELHAFGDASTYGVGAAVYSIVRQRGAITQTLVTAKARLAKKDLTIPRLELVRAHMAANVVINVRNALKDLPEPTVYGWLDSTVALHWILGNGQYRQFVANRVRKIREHPDIRWRYVPTFDNPADQASRGGQVTNAKLWWNGPAWLSDPEKWPDNPVTAKSPASEEEAKPIKEVLNLSQQQHNQDWNEFDELLERNDLCRALRAHAWVLRFTTRRERRGPLTSQDTQEVKEWWIKRVQTQDMQKPEFEQTRQMLNLVPNEDGVLECHGRIQGKRPVYLPVDATFTRKLVQRIHAETLHGGVSLTMAAVREEYWIPTLRKLVKSVRSTCWGCKRFRALPVRAPPPGLLPKERTDISGAFEVIGTNFAGPILYKMRNKREGKAYLVIFSCSLSRAVHLELATNLETTTFLSCLKRLIARRGRPSVIYSDNGSTFVKAAKWLTQARRDEELNGFLESHDIKWKFNLSRAPWWGGQFERLIGIVKTTMFKVIKRATLSWDELSEVLLDVEIQVNRRPLSYIEDDLELPILTPASFLFQRSPQLPEEPAWQIKDKDLRRRVKFLKSCKDQLWNRWKREYLTSLRERHNLVHKVAKYQVKVGDAVIVRSDNKNRGKWPLAIVDAIYPGPDGHTRAVQLRTSKGVIQRPVQHLYPLELQSAPRVAQPALEQQLNANATAFRPRRAAASTAAARIAQIAEEEESEQL; encoded by the coding sequence ATGTTACTCACACAGACAAGCCAAACAGAGTACGAAGAACTGTGTAAACTCGACGTGTTAGGTTTGCATGACCCAAGAGATCAAAGTCAGGAAGTGGTTTTCGAAGAATTCAAAGAACGGTTAACGCGGTCGCCTGAGGGCTGGTATGAAACCACCCTACCCTGGAAAGCAAACCATCCACCACTTCCCTCGAACAAAGATGGCAGTCTCAAAAGGCTCCACAGTCTAAACAGAAAACTACAGCGCGAAGGTCTGACCGAAGAATACGGCACAATTATTAAAGAACAGTTAGCTGAAGGAGTGATCGAGAAAGCTCCCCCAGTCTTGCAGTCGAAGGAATTTTATATTCCCCACAAGAGCGTGGTTCGTAATACAGCCGAAACCACGAAGATGAGAATCGTTTACGACGCCTCCGCACGAGCAACACCCGATTCACCTTCTTTAAATGATTGCCTGCACCCAGGACCTGCCTTGCAGAATAGGCTTTGGGACATACTTGTCCAACAGAGAGGTTACCCAGTGATCCTAGTGGGTGACATAAAGAAGGCTTTTCTACAAATACGAATCCACGAAAGCGAGAGAGATACACTTCGGTTCCACTGGCGACCAAGTCCCTTATCAGAGATAGAAACCTACCGATTTACACGAGTATTGTTTGGGCTTTCCCGTTCCCCATTCTTGTTAGGAGGCGTCCTCGAATGCCATTTAGACGCGTGGGCCAAGAAGTACCCACAAGAAACTGACCGTCTTCGTCGAAGCTTCTACATTGACGATCTTCTGTCAGGCGGACAGGATGTTCAACAAGCAAGGACGCGAAAGGAAATAGCGGCGGAGATAATGAGTGACGCTTCGTTTGAACTTCACAAATGGCATTCCAACGAGCCTCAACTGGAGGACAGACCGCCCTCCACGCCTTACGAAGAGCAGTCGTACGCCAAACAGCAGCTACAAGCCCAGTCAAGCGGGTTGAAGCTATTAGGGGTCAAGTGGAACAAGGAGGACGATACCATTGCGAAACAGTTTCCAGAAGTAGTTAGCAAGCCGACCAAACGAGAGGTACTGGCGAAACTGGCTAAAATCTTTCGCAAAATTTGTGATTCTAAAGCCTCATGGGATTCACCTATCCCAGAGGATATCAGCATGCAGTTCCAAAGTTGGGAAGAGACTTTACCAGCGGAAGTGACTACCTCAATGCCCATAGCACCCTACCGCGAAGCAGTTTGTAGTCTTGAGCTCCACGCATTTGGAGACGCATCGACTTATGGAGTCGGAGCTGCCGTTTACTCCATCGTCCGTCAAAGGGGAGCAATCACCCAAACACTGGTGACAGCCAAAGCTAGATTAGCGAAGAAAGATTTGACAATCCCCAGATTGGAGCTGGTTAGAGCTCATATGGCTGCCAATGTAGTTATCAACGTGAGGAACGCGCTCAAAGATTTGCCAGAGCCCACAGTCTATGGATGGCTTGACAGCACGGTGGCCCTGCATTGGATACTGGGAAACGGCCAGTATCGCCAATTTGTTGCAAACCGAGTACGCAAAATAAGAGAACATCCAGATATTCGTTGGAGATACGTCCCTACCTTTGACAACCCTGCCGATCAAGCAAGTCGAGGAGGCCAGGTCACAAATGCGAAACTTTGGTGGAATGGCCCAGCTTGGTTGAGTGATCCCGAAAAGTGGCCGGACAATCCTGTGACAGCGAAATCCCCAGCGTCGGAAGAGGAAGCAAAACCCATTAAGGAAGTGCTTAACCtatcacaacaacaacacaaccaaGACTGGAACGAATTCGACGAACTCCTCGAGCGAAATGACCTTTGTCGAGCTCTACGTGCTCATGCTTGGGTGCTACGATTCACCACCCGTAGGGAGCGAAGAGGTCCTCTAACAAGTCAAGACACACAAGAAGTGAAAGAATGGTGGATCAAGAGAGTGCAGACCCAAGATATGCAGAAGCCTGAATTTGAACAGACCAGACAGATGTTAAACCTGGTACCGAATGAAGATGGGGTACTCGAATGCCATGGGCGTATTCAAGGGAAGCGCCCAGTGTACCTTCCAGTGGATGCGACTTTCACGAGGAAGCTTGTACAGCGAATTCACGCTGAAACCCTCCATGGTGGCGTGTCCCTGACCATGGCAGCTGTTCGCGAGGAGTACTGGATCCCGACTCTGAGGAAGTTGGTTAAGTCCGTAAGATCTACATGTTGGGGATGTAAGCGGTTCCGTGCCTTGCCAGTGAGAGCGCCACCCCCTGGACTGCTACCTAAAGAGCGTACTGACATCAGCGGAGCTTTTGAAGTCATCGGGACCAATTTCGCAGGCCCAATCTTGTACAAGATGAGAAACAAAAGAGAAGGGAAAGCCTATCtggtcattttctcttgcagtTTGTCAAGGGCCGTACATTTGGAACTAGCCACAAACCTAGAAACCACTACGTTCTTGTCATGCCTGAAACGCCTGATAGCAAGGCGGGGACGCCCGAGCGTAATTTACTCGGACAATGGAAGCACTTTTGTCAAAGCAGCCAAATGGCTGACGCAAGCAAGAAGAGACGAAGAGTTGAATGGGTTCCTGGAATCCCATGACATTAAGTGGAAGTTCAACTTGAGTCGCGCGCCATGGTGGGGCGGTCAATTCGAACGGCTGATTGGCATTGTGAAGACAACGATGTTCAAGGTTATCAAGAGAGCCACCCTTTCCTGGGATGAACTAAGCGAAGTATTGTTGGACGTTGAGATCCAAGTAAATCGCCGCCCTCTCAGCTATATTGAAGACGACTTGGAGTTGCCTATCCTGACACCTGCTTCCTTTTTGTTCCAGCGCTCCCCCCAGCTCCCTGAAGAGCCAGCCTGGCAGATCAAGGATAAGGATTTGCGGAGACGAGTCAAATTTCTAAAGTCCTGCAAGGATCAGTTATGGAACAGGTGGAAGCGCGAATACTTAACTTCCTTGCGAGAACGCCACAACCTTGTCCACAAAGTAGCCAAGTACCAAGTCAAAGTTGGAGATGCCGTAATTGTACGGTCCGACAACAAGAATCGGGGCAAGTGGCCTCTAGCCATTGTCGATGCTATTTACCCGGGCCCTGACGGACATACGCGGGCTGTTCAGCTGAGGACCAGTAAGGGAGTCATCCAGCGACCGGTTCAACACCTATATCCTTTAGAATTGCAGAGTGCGCCCAGGGTTGCCCAGCCAGCATTGGAGCAGCAACTTAACGCAAACGCCACAGCGTTCAGACCAAGGAGAGCGGCAGCGAGCACCGCAGCAGCGAGAATCGCGCAGATTGCCGAGGAAGAAGAAAGCGAACAATTGTGA